A window of Desulfuromonas soudanensis genomic DNA:
ATCCCGAGCCGTATCTCTTCGGGTACGCCGAAATCAAAGGGTGCGGGCGGGTCTTCGACGAGCAGCATCCCGGCTTTTACCTGCAGGAGGTGGCTCAGGGGAAGGGGGAGGACATCGCCATGATCCTCCACACCTCCGGGGCGACGGGGAAGCCGAAGGGCGCGATTCTCAGCCACAACAACCTGATCATTACCGCCCGAAACGCCGCGGAGATCGAAGGGCTCAGTCCCGGCGAGGAAGTACTGGCCTACCTGCCCATGGCCGGCTCGGGGGACATCATGGTCTCCTACGCCCAGTCCTTCGTCGCCGGCTATTGCGTAAGCTGCCCGGAGAGCGCCGATACCATCCTCACCGATCTGCGGGAAATCGGCCCCAGCTACTTTTACGGACCGCCCCGCGTCTACGAGAGCCTGATGAAGTCGGTCATGCTGCGCATGGAGAGCGCCGGCCGGCTGCGGCGCGGCCTTTTTAACTTCTTCATGAAGCTGGGGCGGCGGGTCGGGGAGCGGATTCTCGACCGGGAACCGGTAGCCCTCTCCGACAGGCTCCTCTACGGGATCGGCCGCATCGTCATCTTCAACCCGCTCATGGACAATCTCGGCTTGAGCCGGGTGCGCGTCGCCACCACCGGCGGCGATGCCATCGGTCCCGATGTCGTCAGCTTCTTCCGCGCCCTGGGGATGAATCTGAAACAGATCTACGGACAGATGGAAGTCTCGATGTTCGTCACCATGCAGCGCAACGGCCAGATCAAGGCCAACACCGTCGGGACGCCGGCCAAGGACGTGGAGATCAAGATCGCCGACACCGGGGAAGTCCTCTATCGCGGCCCCGGCGCCTTTGCCGGGTACTGCAACGACCCGGAGGCGACGGCGGCGGCCAAGGACGCAAAGGGGTGGGTGCATACGGGGGATATCGGCTTTTTCGACGGCGATGGCCACCTCTGCATCATCGACCGGGTCAGCGACCTCGACCGTCTCAACGACGGCACCCTGGTGGCGCCCAAGTATATCGAGAACAAACTACGCTTTTCCCCCTACATCAAGACCGCGGTGGCCTTCGGCAACAGGCGCGATTGCGTCGCCGTCTTCATCAACATCGATCCCCTGGCCGTCGGAGCCTGGGCGCAGCAGCGCAACCTCTGGTATTCGGGGTATGCCGATCTGGCGGGGAAAACGGAGGTCTGCAACCTCATTGCCGAGTGCGTGGCCAAGGTCAACGCCGAACTCGCCGCCGAGGCGCGTCTGGGAAATCCCCACATCCGCCACTTCATGATCCTCGACAAGGAACTCAATGCCGACGACGGCGAGCTCACCCGCACCCGCAAGATACGCCGCCATTTCATCGCCCACAAGTACCAGCGGCAAATCGAGGCCCTCTATGCCGGACAGAAGGGGGGAGAGGGCAATTCCCGGGTGACGCAGGGTGTGCGGGAAGAGGGGGACGCCGGTGGCGGACCAAATGCTCACCAGAAGCCGACATTTGATTCTGCACCGACCGAAGCGGTCGGATAAGGAGGACCATGAACAGCGGCAAGGTTCACCATACCGGGGACATCATCCTTAAAATCGATAATATCGCCCTCTCCTTCGGCGGCATCAAGGCCCTCACCGACGTGAGCTTCCAGGTGCGCAAGCATGAAATCCTGGCCATCATCGGTCCCAACGGCGCCGGGAAGAGTTCCATGCTCAACTGCATCAACGGCGTCTATCACCCCCAGGACGGCGCCATCACCTTCAAGGGGGAGACCCGCAAGCAGATGCGCCCGCACATCGCCGCCAAGCAGGGGATCGCCCGGACGTTTCAAAACATCGCCCTCTTCAAGGGGATGAGCGTTCTCGACAACATCATGACCGGGCGCAACCTGATGATGAAGACCCGCTTCTGGCAGCAGGCGATCTACTGGGGGGCGGCCCAGCGCGAGGAGATCGAGCACCGCAAGAAGGTGGAGGAGATCATCCGCTTTCTCCAGATCGAATCGGTGCGCAAGACGATGGTGAGCCAGCTCTCCTACGGCCTGCAGAAGCGCGTCGAGCTCGGACGGGCCCTGGCGGCCGAACCGGATCTTCTCCTGCTCGACGAACCGATGGCGGGGATGAACGTCGAGGAGAAGCAGGACATGTGCCGCTTCATCCTCGAGGTCAACGAGCAGTTCGGGACGACCATCATCCTCATCGAGCACGACATGGGGGTGGTGATGGACCTTTCCGACCGGGTGGTGGTCCTCGAATACGGACGCAAGATCGCTGACGGCACCCCCGACGAGGTGCGCAGCAACCAGACGGTGATCGACGCCTATTTGGGGGTTTCGCATTAGGGGCGGGAAGAAGGAAGAAGGAAGAAGAGAGAAGGTCGAAAACGGAAAACAGAATACGGAAGATTCCGGGATCTGGAACTTGGGACGGACCATTCTTTGAAGGAGTCGCTATGGGCTGGGAATTTTTTTTGGAGGTGCTGATCGGCGGGTTGCTCGCCGGGGTCATGTACTCCCTGGTTGCGCTCGGTTTTGTGCTGATCTACAAGGCGTCCGGAGTCTTCAACTTCGCCCAGGGGGCCATGGTCTTTTTCGCCGCCCTCACCTTTGTCTCTCTCGTCGAGCGCGGGGTGAATTTCTGGCTGGCGCTCCTTGTCACCATGGCCGCTATGGCGATCTTCGGCGTCCTGGTGGAGCGCCTGGTGCTGCGGCCTCTGGTTGGGCAGCCGCCGATCACCCTCTTCATGGCGACCATCGGCCTGGCCTTCTTCCTCGAAGGGCTGACCCAGGGGCTCTGGGGCGCCCAGGTGCACAGCCTGGAGCTGGGGATCAAGGACATCCCCTTCATGGTGGGGGGGATCATGATCAGCCAGTTCGACCTCTTTGCCGCCGGCACCGCCGGGGTGCTGGTCATCGCCCTGGCGATTTTCTTCCAGAAGACGCGCATCGGCCGGGCGCTGCGGGCGGTGGCCGACGATCATCAGGCGGCCCAGTCGGTCGGCATCCCCCTCAAGCATATCTGGGCCATCGTCTGGACGGTGGCCGGGCTGGTGGCGCTGGTGGCGGGGATGCTGTGGGGGGCCCGCACCGGGGTGCAGTTCGCCCTCACCTTTACCGCCCTCAAGGCCCTGCCGGTCCTCATTCTCGGCGGCTTTTCGTCGATTCCCGGGGCGATCGTCGGCGGCCTCCTCATCGGCGCCGGAGAAAAACTCGCCGAGGTCTATATCGGTTCGAGTCTCGGTCTCAACATCGGCACCGGCATCGAAAACTGGTTTCCCTACATGCTG
This region includes:
- a CDS encoding AMP-binding protein, giving the protein MTEAMQSADTFPKLLLEHDRLRGDRPAMREKDFGIWQPWSWSHVALGVRALACGLASIGFKRGQKLAILGDNRVRLYQGMAAAHALGGIAVPVYQDAGPDEILYVFNNAGVHVALVADQEQVDKLLEIKERCSSLETIIFIDPRGMAQYPEPYLFGYAEIKGCGRVFDEQHPGFYLQEVAQGKGEDIAMILHTSGATGKPKGAILSHNNLIITARNAAEIEGLSPGEEVLAYLPMAGSGDIMVSYAQSFVAGYCVSCPESADTILTDLREIGPSYFYGPPRVYESLMKSVMLRMESAGRLRRGLFNFFMKLGRRVGERILDREPVALSDRLLYGIGRIVIFNPLMDNLGLSRVRVATTGGDAIGPDVVSFFRALGMNLKQIYGQMEVSMFVTMQRNGQIKANTVGTPAKDVEIKIADTGEVLYRGPGAFAGYCNDPEATAAAKDAKGWVHTGDIGFFDGDGHLCIIDRVSDLDRLNDGTLVAPKYIENKLRFSPYIKTAVAFGNRRDCVAVFINIDPLAVGAWAQQRNLWYSGYADLAGKTEVCNLIAECVAKVNAELAAEARLGNPHIRHFMILDKELNADDGELTRTRKIRRHFIAHKYQRQIEALYAGQKGGEGNSRVTQGVREEGDAGGGPNAHQKPTFDSAPTEAVG
- a CDS encoding ABC transporter ATP-binding protein, with the translated sequence MNSGKVHHTGDIILKIDNIALSFGGIKALTDVSFQVRKHEILAIIGPNGAGKSSMLNCINGVYHPQDGAITFKGETRKQMRPHIAAKQGIARTFQNIALFKGMSVLDNIMTGRNLMMKTRFWQQAIYWGAAQREEIEHRKKVEEIIRFLQIESVRKTMVSQLSYGLQKRVELGRALAAEPDLLLLDEPMAGMNVEEKQDMCRFILEVNEQFGTTIILIEHDMGVVMDLSDRVVVLEYGRKIADGTPDEVRSNQTVIDAYLGVSH
- a CDS encoding branched-chain amino acid ABC transporter permease; protein product: MGWEFFLEVLIGGLLAGVMYSLVALGFVLIYKASGVFNFAQGAMVFFAALTFVSLVERGVNFWLALLVTMAAMAIFGVLVERLVLRPLVGQPPITLFMATIGLAFFLEGLTQGLWGAQVHSLELGIKDIPFMVGGIMISQFDLFAAGTAGVLVIALAIFFQKTRIGRALRAVADDHQAAQSVGIPLKHIWAIVWTVAGLVALVAGMLWGARTGVQFALTFTALKALPVLILGGFSSIPGAIVGGLLIGAGEKLAEVYIGSSLGLNIGTGIENWFPYMLALVFLLVRPEGLFGEKHIDRV